Proteins from a genomic interval of Lolium perenne isolate Kyuss_39 chromosome 1, Kyuss_2.0, whole genome shotgun sequence:
- the LOC127318794 gene encoding cytochrome P450 98A1: MDVAALLPFALALVAIPISLALLDRLRLGRLPPGPRAWPVVGNLRQIKPVRCRCFQEWADRYGPIISVWFGSSLTVVVSTSDLAKAVLKEHDQQLADRPRNRSTQRFSRNGQDLIWADYGPHYIKVRKLCNLELFTQKRLEALRPIREDEVTAMVESVHRASTAGNEGKPLVVRNHLAMVSFNNITRLAFGKRFMNDNGDIDEEGQEFKIIVNNGIKIGASLSVAEYIWYLRWLCPLNEELYNTHNERRDRLTKKIIEEHAKALKESGAKQHFVDALFTLREQYDLSDDTVFGLLWDMITAGMDTTVISVEWAMAELVRNPRVQKKLQEELDSVVGRDRVMLETDFQNLPYLLAVVKESLRLHPPTPLMLPHKASTSVKVGGYNIPKGANVMVNVWAVARDPKVWNNPLEFRPERFLEESIDIKGSDFRVLPFGAGRRVCPGAQLGINLVASMIGHLLHHFEWSLPEGTRPEDVNMMESPGLVTFMGTPLQTVAKPRLEKEELYKRVPVEM, from the exons ATGGACGTCGCCGCGCTGCTCCCCTTCGCGCTCGCGCTGGTGGCGATCCCGATCTCGCTGGCGCTGCTCGACCGGCTCCGCCTGGGCCGGCTCCCGCCGGGCCCGCGCGCGTGGCCCGTGGTGGGCAACCTGCGGCAGATCAAGCCCGTGCGCTGCCGCTGCTTCCAGGAGTGGGCGGACCGCTACGGGCCCATCATCTCCGTCTGGTTCGGCTCCTCGCTCACCGTCGTCGTCTCCACCTCCGACCTCGCCAAGGCCGTGCTCAAGGAGCACGACCAGCAGCTCGCCGACCGGCCCCGCAACCGCTCCACCCAGCGCTTCAGCCGCAACGGCCAGGACCTCATCTGGGCCGACTACGGCCCGCACTACATCAAGGTGCGCAAGCTCTGCAACCTCGAGCTATTCACGCAGAAGAGGCTCGAGGCGCTGCGACCCATCCGGGAGGACGaggtcaccgccatggtcgagtcCGTCCACCGCGCCTCCACCGCCG GTAATGAAGGAAAGCCATTGGTCGTGAGGAATCACCTTGCTATGGTGTCCTTCAACAATATAACAAGGCTAGCTTTTGGGAAGCGGTTCATGAATGACAACGGTGATATTGACGAAGAAGGGCAGGAGTTCAAGATTATCGTCAACAACGGGATCAAAATTGGTGCATCCCTCTCAGTTGCTGAATACATTTGGTACTTGAGATGGCTCTGTCCACTTAATGAGGAGCTTTACAACACCCACAATGAGAGAAGGGATCGTCTGACGAAGAAGATCATAGAAGAGCATGCAAAGGCCCTCAAGGAGAGTGGTGCCAAGCAGCACTTTGTGGATGCACTGTTCACTCTCAGAGAACAGTATGACCTTAGTGATGACACAGTTTTCGGACTTCTATGG GACATGATCACTGCTGGAATGGACACAACAGTCATATCAGTCGAGTGGGCCATGGCAGAGCTGGTCAGGAACCCCAGGGTGCAGAAGAAGCTGCAAGAGGAGCTGGACAGTGTCGTTGGCCGTGATCGCGTCATGTTGGAGACAGACTTCCAAAACCTGCCCTACCTGCTAGCTGTCGTCAAGGAGTCTCTCCGTCTGCACCCGCCGACGCCTCTCATGCTGCCCCACAAGGCCAGCACGAGCGTCAAGGTCGGCGGCTACAACATCCCCAAGGGCGCCAATGTTATGGTGAATGTGTGGGCGGTTGCCCGCGACCCCAAGGTGTGGAACAACCCACTGGAGTTCAGGCCCGAGCGCTTCTTGGAGGAGAGCATCGACATCAAGGGCAGTGACTTCAGGGTGCTGCCCTTCGGCGCGGGGCGGAGGGTGTGTCCTGGCGCGCAGCTCGGGATCAATCTCGTCGCCTCCATGATCGGGCACCTCCTGCACCATTTTGAATGGTCTCTGCCGGAGGGCACCAGGCCAGAGGATGTTAATATGATGGAGTCCCCTGGGCTTGTCACGTTCATGGGCACGCCGCTGCAGACTGTCGCCAAGCCGCGCCTGGAGAAGGAGGAGCTGTACAAGAGGGTCCCGGTTGAGATGTGA